One window from the genome of Eleginops maclovinus isolate JMC-PN-2008 ecotype Puerto Natales chromosome 15, JC_Emac_rtc_rv5, whole genome shotgun sequence encodes:
- the LOC134877094 gene encoding AN1-type zinc finger protein 3-like, whose amino-acid sequence MGDTSERSKPATLPPRCPCGFWGSSETMNLCSKCFADIEKKQPGEDCPSKPLQSSGSSQSAVFSSETSSNSSQSLSSLSSPPSSSDQPSAEEPSLSSTREGTSSTETAQGTLCMPTKRPRESASGSESEATPEKRPRADDKEESGEEARGTPKQKNRRRCYRCQTKLELVQQELGSCRCGYVFCMLHRLPEQHDCLFDHLGRGREEAVLKMVKLDRKVGRSCQRIGEECS is encoded by the exons ATGGGAGACACAAGTGAACGAAGCAAACCGGCGACTCTTCCTCCCCGGTGTCCCTGTGGCTTTTGGGG GTCCAGTGAAACCATGAACCTCTGCTCCAAATGTTTTGCTG ACATCGAGAAGAAGCAGCCCGGGGAGGACTGCCCCTCTAAGCCCCTCCAGAGCTCTGGGAGCAGCCAATCTGCAGTTTTCAGTAGCGAGACGAGCAGTAACAGTAGCCAATCCCTATCGTCGCTGTCGTCGCCGCCCTCCAGCTCCGATCAGCCGTCGGCCGAAGAGCCCTCGTTAAGCAGCACCAGGGAAG GCACGTCGTCCACAGAAACAGCCCAAGGCACGCTCTGCATGCCCACAAAGCGTCCCCGGGAATCAG CGTCCGGCTCCGAGAGCGAGGCGACTCCAGAGAAGCGACCACGGGCAGACGACAAGGAGGAGAGCGGCGAGGAGGCCCGCGGGACGCCCAAGCAGAAGAACCGCCGACGCTGCTACCGCTGCCAAACCAAACTAGAGCTGGTGCAGCAGGAACTGGGCTCCTGTCGCTGCG GCTATGTGTTCTGCATGCTCCACCGCCTCCCCGAGCAGCACGACTGTCTGTTCGACCATCTGGGCCGCGGGCGCGAGGAGGCCGTGCTCAAGATGGTGAAGCTGGACCGCAAGGTGGGCCGCTCGTGCCAACGCATCGGGGAGGAGTGCTCCTAA